A region of Capra hircus breed San Clemente chromosome 11, ASM170441v1, whole genome shotgun sequence DNA encodes the following proteins:
- the INPP5E gene encoding 72 kDa inositol polyphosphate 5-phosphatase isoform X4, giving the protein MPSKLASLGHSETASQQPTVQGCLRPEGSMLKGLLPNSVEEPVPCLGSPAAGDRRGPERSSELPPDTPEQVSNKDPQAQARPFTPKPPPPRPRLERALSLDEKGWRKRRFRTSREDLTVRNGASPSGGSLQDEAPGTPARNGSPPCLSTSLQEIPTARRAPGSGGPSSWGNCLSGMISTSLDLLHREGASAGNTPRLASLLSPRPLPAMARNVASEGLRTANKVDPDHTDYKLRLQARLFRAHSSLGPGRPPSPLAYDDCSLHSSRSTFSLLAPIRAKDVRSRSYLEGSLLASGALMGADELARYFPDRSVALFVATWNMQGQKELPPNLDELLLPAEADLAQDLYVVGVQEGCSDRREWEARLQETLGPHYVMLYSAAHGALYMAVLIRRDLIWFCSEVESSTVTTRIVSQIKTKGALGVSFTFFGTSLLFITSHFTSGDGKVGERLVDYSKTVQGLALPKNVPDTSPYRSDAADVTTRFDEVFWFGDFNFRLSGGRAAVEAILKQDLGSSVQALLQHDQLTLEMQRGSIFKGFQEPDIHFLPSYKFDVGKDSYDTTSKQRTPSYTDRILYRSRHKGDICPIKYSSCPGVRTSDHRPVIPLAAGKFDRELYLLGIKRRISREIQRQQALKSQHASAICTIS; this is encoded by the exons ATGCCATCCAAGTTGGCGAGCTTAGGGCACTCAGAGACCGCCTCCCAGCAGCCCACTGTCCAGGGATGTCTGCGTCCTGAAGGCAGCATGCTCAAGGGACTGCTTCCGAACAGTGTTGAAGAGCCTGTCCCCTGCCTGGGGTCCCCCGCTGCTGGCGACCGTCGGGGACCCGAGAGGAGCTCAGAGCTCCCCCCGGATACCCCAGAGCAAGTCAGCAACAAGGACCCACAGGCCCAAGCAAGACCCTTCACCCCGAAGCCGCCGCCCCCGAGGCCCAGGCTGGAGCGGGCGCTGTCCCTGGATGAGAAGGGCTGGAGGAAGAGGCGTTTTCGAACCAGCCGCGAGGACCTGACTGTGCGGAATGGGGCCAGCCCCTCGGGGGGCTCCCTGCAGGACGAGGCCCCCGGGACCCCCGCCCGCAATGGCTCCCCACCCTGCCTGAGCACCTCCCTGCAGGAGATCCCCACGGCTCGCAGGGCCCCAGGCAGCGGGGGGCCCTCCTCATGGGGAAACTGTCTTTCCGGGATGATCAGCACGTCCCTGGACCTGCTGCACCGGGAAGGGGCCTCAGCCGGGAACACCCCTCGGCTGGCCAGCCTGCTTTCCCCGCGCCCGCTGCCCGCCATGGCCCGCAATGTGGCCTCCGAAGGCCTGCGGACAGCGAACAAGGTGGACCCGGATCACACCGACTACAAGCTCCGGCTGCAGGCAAGGCTGTTCCGGGCGCACAGCAGCCTGGGCCCCGGCCGGCCCCCGAGCCCCCTGGCCTACGATGACTGCTCCCTTCATTCGTCCAGGTCCACCTTCAGCCTCCTGGCGCCCATCCGTGCCAAGGACGTCCGGAGCAG GAGCTACCTGGAGGGGAGCCTGCTGGCGAGTGGGGCCCTGATGGGGGCGGATGAGCTGGCCCGTTACTTCCCGGACCGGAGCGTGGCCCTGTTCGTGGCCACGTGGAACATGCAGGGCCAGAAG GAGCTGCCGCCGAACCTGGACGAGCTCCTGCTGCCAGCCGAGGCTGACCTGGCCCAGGACCTGTATGTCGTGGGCGTCCAGGAGGGCTGCTCCGACAG GCGGGAGTGGGAGGCACGGCTGCAGGAGACGCTGGGCCCGCACTACGTCATGCTGTACTCGGCGGCCCACGGCGCGCTCTACATGGCCGTGCTCATCCGCAGGGACCTCATCTGGTTCTGCTCAG AGGTGGAGAGCTCCACAGTGACCACTCGCATCGTGTCCCAGATCAAGACCAAGGGGGCCCTGGGCGTCAGCTTCACCTTCTTCGGCACCTCCCTGCTCTTCATCACGTCCCACTTCACCT CCGGAGACGGGAAGGTGGGCGAGCGGCTGGTGGACTACAGCAAGACCGTGCAGGGCCTCGCCCTGCCCAAGAATGTGCCGGACACGAGCCCCTACCGCTCTGACGCTG CGGACGTTACCACCCGCTTCGATGAGGTCTTCTGGTTTGGGGACTTCAACTTCCGCCTGAGTGGGGGGCGCGCGGCCGTGGAGGCCATCCTGAAGCAGGACCTCGGCTCCAGCGTGCAAGCTCTGCTGCAGCACGACCAGCTCACCCTCGAGATGCAGAGAG GGTCCATCTTCAAGGGCTTCCAGGAGCCGGACATCCACTTCCTGCCGTCGTACAAGTTCGACGTCGGGAAGGACTCATATGACACCACCTCCAAGCAGAGGACCCCGTCCTACACG GACCGCATCCTGTACAGGAGCCGCCACAAGGGCGACATCTGCCCCATCAAGTACTCCTCCTGCCCCGGCGTCAGGACGTCCGACCACCGCCCCGT CATCCCGCTAGCCGCCGGCAAGTTTGACCGGGAGCTGTACCTGCTGGGAATCAAGAGACGCATCTCCAGAGAGATCCAGAGGCAGCAAGCACTCAAGAGCCAGCACGCCAGTGCCATCTGCACCATCTCCTGA
- the INPP5E gene encoding 72 kDa inositol polyphosphate 5-phosphatase isoform X3, with amino-acid sequence MPSKLASLGHSETASQQPTVQGCLRPEGSMLKGLLPNSVEEPVPCLGSPAAGDRRGPERSSELPPDTPEQVSNKDPQAQARPFTPKPPPPRPRLERALSLDEKGWRKRRFRTSREDLTVRNGASPSGGSLQDEAPGTPARNGSPPCLSTSLQEIPTARRAPGSGGPSSWGNCLSGMISTSLDLLHREGASAGNTPRLASLLSPRPLPAMARNVASEGLRTANKVDPDHTDYKLRLQARLFRAHSSLGPGRPPSPLAYDDCSLHSSRSTFSLLAPIRAKDVRSRSYLEGSLLASGALMGADELARYFPDRSVALFVATWNMQGQKELPPNLDELLLPAEADLAQDLYVVGVQEGCSDRREWEARLQETLGPHYVMLYSAAHGALYMAVLIRRDLIWFCSEVESSTVTTRIVSQIKTKGALGVSFTFFGTSLLFITSHFTSGDGKVGERLVDYSKTVQGLALPKNVPDTSPYRSDAADVTTRFDEVFWFGDFNFRLSGGRAAVEAILKQDLGSSVQALLQHDQLTLEMQRGSIFKGFQEPDIHFLPSYKFDVGKDSYDTTSKQRTPSYTDRILYRSRHKGDICPIKYSSCPGVRTSDHRPVYGLFRVKVRPGRDNIPLAAGKFDRELYLLGIKRRISREIQRQQALKSQHASAICTIS; translated from the exons ATGCCATCCAAGTTGGCGAGCTTAGGGCACTCAGAGACCGCCTCCCAGCAGCCCACTGTCCAGGGATGTCTGCGTCCTGAAGGCAGCATGCTCAAGGGACTGCTTCCGAACAGTGTTGAAGAGCCTGTCCCCTGCCTGGGGTCCCCCGCTGCTGGCGACCGTCGGGGACCCGAGAGGAGCTCAGAGCTCCCCCCGGATACCCCAGAGCAAGTCAGCAACAAGGACCCACAGGCCCAAGCAAGACCCTTCACCCCGAAGCCGCCGCCCCCGAGGCCCAGGCTGGAGCGGGCGCTGTCCCTGGATGAGAAGGGCTGGAGGAAGAGGCGTTTTCGAACCAGCCGCGAGGACCTGACTGTGCGGAATGGGGCCAGCCCCTCGGGGGGCTCCCTGCAGGACGAGGCCCCCGGGACCCCCGCCCGCAATGGCTCCCCACCCTGCCTGAGCACCTCCCTGCAGGAGATCCCCACGGCTCGCAGGGCCCCAGGCAGCGGGGGGCCCTCCTCATGGGGAAACTGTCTTTCCGGGATGATCAGCACGTCCCTGGACCTGCTGCACCGGGAAGGGGCCTCAGCCGGGAACACCCCTCGGCTGGCCAGCCTGCTTTCCCCGCGCCCGCTGCCCGCCATGGCCCGCAATGTGGCCTCCGAAGGCCTGCGGACAGCGAACAAGGTGGACCCGGATCACACCGACTACAAGCTCCGGCTGCAGGCAAGGCTGTTCCGGGCGCACAGCAGCCTGGGCCCCGGCCGGCCCCCGAGCCCCCTGGCCTACGATGACTGCTCCCTTCATTCGTCCAGGTCCACCTTCAGCCTCCTGGCGCCCATCCGTGCCAAGGACGTCCGGAGCAG GAGCTACCTGGAGGGGAGCCTGCTGGCGAGTGGGGCCCTGATGGGGGCGGATGAGCTGGCCCGTTACTTCCCGGACCGGAGCGTGGCCCTGTTCGTGGCCACGTGGAACATGCAGGGCCAGAAG GAGCTGCCGCCGAACCTGGACGAGCTCCTGCTGCCAGCCGAGGCTGACCTGGCCCAGGACCTGTATGTCGTGGGCGTCCAGGAGGGCTGCTCCGACAG GCGGGAGTGGGAGGCACGGCTGCAGGAGACGCTGGGCCCGCACTACGTCATGCTGTACTCGGCGGCCCACGGCGCGCTCTACATGGCCGTGCTCATCCGCAGGGACCTCATCTGGTTCTGCTCAG AGGTGGAGAGCTCCACAGTGACCACTCGCATCGTGTCCCAGATCAAGACCAAGGGGGCCCTGGGCGTCAGCTTCACCTTCTTCGGCACCTCCCTGCTCTTCATCACGTCCCACTTCACCT CCGGAGACGGGAAGGTGGGCGAGCGGCTGGTGGACTACAGCAAGACCGTGCAGGGCCTCGCCCTGCCCAAGAATGTGCCGGACACGAGCCCCTACCGCTCTGACGCTG CGGACGTTACCACCCGCTTCGATGAGGTCTTCTGGTTTGGGGACTTCAACTTCCGCCTGAGTGGGGGGCGCGCGGCCGTGGAGGCCATCCTGAAGCAGGACCTCGGCTCCAGCGTGCAAGCTCTGCTGCAGCACGACCAGCTCACCCTCGAGATGCAGAGAG GGTCCATCTTCAAGGGCTTCCAGGAGCCGGACATCCACTTCCTGCCGTCGTACAAGTTCGACGTCGGGAAGGACTCATATGACACCACCTCCAAGCAGAGGACCCCGTCCTACACG GACCGCATCCTGTACAGGAGCCGCCACAAGGGCGACATCTGCCCCATCAAGTACTCCTCCTGCCCCGGCGTCAGGACGTCCGACCACCGCCCCGTGTACGGCCTGTTCCGGGTCAAAGTGAGGCCGGGGAGAGACAA CATCCCGCTAGCCGCCGGCAAGTTTGACCGGGAGCTGTACCTGCTGGGAATCAAGAGACGCATCTCCAGAGAGATCCAGAGGCAGCAAGCACTCAAGAGCCAGCACGCCAGTGCCATCTGCACCATCTCCTGA
- the INPP5E gene encoding 72 kDa inositol polyphosphate 5-phosphatase isoform X5 encodes MPSKLASLGHSETASQQPTVQGCLRPEGSMLKGLLPNSVEEPVPCLGSPAAGDRRGPERSSELPPDTPEQVSNKDPQAQARPFTPKPPPPRPRLERALSLDEKGWRKRRFRTSREDLTVRNGASPSGGSLQDEAPGTPARNGSPPCLSTSLQEIPTARRAPGSGGPSSWGNCLSGMISTSLDLLHREGASAGNTPRLASLLSPRPLPAMARNVASEGLRTANKVDPDHTDYKLRLQARLFRAHSSLGPGRPPSPLAYDDCSLHSSRSTFSLLAPIRAKDVRSRSYLEGSLLASGALMGADELARYFPDRSVALFVATWNMQGQKELPPNLDELLLPAEADLAQDLYVVGVQEGCSDRREWEARLQETLGPHYVMLYSAAHGALYMAVLIRRDLIWFCSEVESSTVTTRIVSQIKTKGALGVSFTFFGTSLLFITSHFTSGDGKVGERLVDYSKTVQGLALPKNVPDTSPYRSDAADVTTRFDEVFWFGDFNFRLSGGRAAVEAILKQDLGSSVQALLQHDQLTLEMQRGSIFKGFQEPDIHFLPSYKFDVGKDSYDTTSKQRTPSYTDRILYRSRHKGDICPIKYSSCPGVRTSDHRPVYGLFRVKHPASRRQV; translated from the exons ATGCCATCCAAGTTGGCGAGCTTAGGGCACTCAGAGACCGCCTCCCAGCAGCCCACTGTCCAGGGATGTCTGCGTCCTGAAGGCAGCATGCTCAAGGGACTGCTTCCGAACAGTGTTGAAGAGCCTGTCCCCTGCCTGGGGTCCCCCGCTGCTGGCGACCGTCGGGGACCCGAGAGGAGCTCAGAGCTCCCCCCGGATACCCCAGAGCAAGTCAGCAACAAGGACCCACAGGCCCAAGCAAGACCCTTCACCCCGAAGCCGCCGCCCCCGAGGCCCAGGCTGGAGCGGGCGCTGTCCCTGGATGAGAAGGGCTGGAGGAAGAGGCGTTTTCGAACCAGCCGCGAGGACCTGACTGTGCGGAATGGGGCCAGCCCCTCGGGGGGCTCCCTGCAGGACGAGGCCCCCGGGACCCCCGCCCGCAATGGCTCCCCACCCTGCCTGAGCACCTCCCTGCAGGAGATCCCCACGGCTCGCAGGGCCCCAGGCAGCGGGGGGCCCTCCTCATGGGGAAACTGTCTTTCCGGGATGATCAGCACGTCCCTGGACCTGCTGCACCGGGAAGGGGCCTCAGCCGGGAACACCCCTCGGCTGGCCAGCCTGCTTTCCCCGCGCCCGCTGCCCGCCATGGCCCGCAATGTGGCCTCCGAAGGCCTGCGGACAGCGAACAAGGTGGACCCGGATCACACCGACTACAAGCTCCGGCTGCAGGCAAGGCTGTTCCGGGCGCACAGCAGCCTGGGCCCCGGCCGGCCCCCGAGCCCCCTGGCCTACGATGACTGCTCCCTTCATTCGTCCAGGTCCACCTTCAGCCTCCTGGCGCCCATCCGTGCCAAGGACGTCCGGAGCAG GAGCTACCTGGAGGGGAGCCTGCTGGCGAGTGGGGCCCTGATGGGGGCGGATGAGCTGGCCCGTTACTTCCCGGACCGGAGCGTGGCCCTGTTCGTGGCCACGTGGAACATGCAGGGCCAGAAG GAGCTGCCGCCGAACCTGGACGAGCTCCTGCTGCCAGCCGAGGCTGACCTGGCCCAGGACCTGTATGTCGTGGGCGTCCAGGAGGGCTGCTCCGACAG GCGGGAGTGGGAGGCACGGCTGCAGGAGACGCTGGGCCCGCACTACGTCATGCTGTACTCGGCGGCCCACGGCGCGCTCTACATGGCCGTGCTCATCCGCAGGGACCTCATCTGGTTCTGCTCAG AGGTGGAGAGCTCCACAGTGACCACTCGCATCGTGTCCCAGATCAAGACCAAGGGGGCCCTGGGCGTCAGCTTCACCTTCTTCGGCACCTCCCTGCTCTTCATCACGTCCCACTTCACCT CCGGAGACGGGAAGGTGGGCGAGCGGCTGGTGGACTACAGCAAGACCGTGCAGGGCCTCGCCCTGCCCAAGAATGTGCCGGACACGAGCCCCTACCGCTCTGACGCTG CGGACGTTACCACCCGCTTCGATGAGGTCTTCTGGTTTGGGGACTTCAACTTCCGCCTGAGTGGGGGGCGCGCGGCCGTGGAGGCCATCCTGAAGCAGGACCTCGGCTCCAGCGTGCAAGCTCTGCTGCAGCACGACCAGCTCACCCTCGAGATGCAGAGAG GGTCCATCTTCAAGGGCTTCCAGGAGCCGGACATCCACTTCCTGCCGTCGTACAAGTTCGACGTCGGGAAGGACTCATATGACACCACCTCCAAGCAGAGGACCCCGTCCTACACG GACCGCATCCTGTACAGGAGCCGCCACAAGGGCGACATCTGCCCCATCAAGTACTCCTCCTGCCCCGGCGTCAGGACGTCCGACCACCGCCCCGTGTACGGCCTGTTCCGGGTCAAA CATCCCGCTAGCCGCCGGCAAGTTTGA
- the INPP5E gene encoding 72 kDa inositol polyphosphate 5-phosphatase isoform X2: MPSKLASLGHSETASQQPTVQGCLRPEGSMLKGLLPNSVEEPVPCLGSPAAGDRRGPERSSELPPDTPEQVSNKDPQAQARPFTPKPPPPRPRLERALSLDEKGWRKRRFRTSREDLTVRNGASPSGGSLQDEAPGTPARNGSPPCLSTSLQEIPTARRAPGSGGPSSWGNCLSGMISTSLDLLHREGASAGNTPRLASLLSPRPLPAMARNVASEGLRTANKVDPDHTDYKLRLQARLFRAHSSLGPGRPPSPLAYDDCSLHSSRSTFSLLAPIRAKDVRSRSYLEGSLLASGALMGADELARYFPDRSVALFVATWNMQGQKELPPNLDELLLPAEADLAQDLREWEARLQETLGPHYVMLYSAAHGALYMAVLIRRDLIWFCSEVESSTVTTRIVSQIKTKGALGVSFTFFGTSLLFITSHFTSGDGKVGERLVDYSKTVQGLALPKNVPDTSPYRSDAADVTTRFDEVFWFGDFNFRLSGGRAAVEAILKQDLGSSVQALLQHDQLTLEMQRGSIFKGFQEPDIHFLPSYKFDVGKDSYDTTSKQRTPSYTDRILYRSRHKGDICPIKYSSCPGVRTSDHRPVYGLFRVKVRPGRDKSVPLDAPAPGPQAGGGLRAQPGLCMSQCPEGSRVLGAPRGGGCAVGQKPTSGEQCTRGWGPCPHPEPARPPRHMPPKTAGGRRGPPTKGLAWHRREAASPGCRHTSAGGRTAGGAGRSPRDLGLSYAQLFHMPPARS; this comes from the exons ATGCCATCCAAGTTGGCGAGCTTAGGGCACTCAGAGACCGCCTCCCAGCAGCCCACTGTCCAGGGATGTCTGCGTCCTGAAGGCAGCATGCTCAAGGGACTGCTTCCGAACAGTGTTGAAGAGCCTGTCCCCTGCCTGGGGTCCCCCGCTGCTGGCGACCGTCGGGGACCCGAGAGGAGCTCAGAGCTCCCCCCGGATACCCCAGAGCAAGTCAGCAACAAGGACCCACAGGCCCAAGCAAGACCCTTCACCCCGAAGCCGCCGCCCCCGAGGCCCAGGCTGGAGCGGGCGCTGTCCCTGGATGAGAAGGGCTGGAGGAAGAGGCGTTTTCGAACCAGCCGCGAGGACCTGACTGTGCGGAATGGGGCCAGCCCCTCGGGGGGCTCCCTGCAGGACGAGGCCCCCGGGACCCCCGCCCGCAATGGCTCCCCACCCTGCCTGAGCACCTCCCTGCAGGAGATCCCCACGGCTCGCAGGGCCCCAGGCAGCGGGGGGCCCTCCTCATGGGGAAACTGTCTTTCCGGGATGATCAGCACGTCCCTGGACCTGCTGCACCGGGAAGGGGCCTCAGCCGGGAACACCCCTCGGCTGGCCAGCCTGCTTTCCCCGCGCCCGCTGCCCGCCATGGCCCGCAATGTGGCCTCCGAAGGCCTGCGGACAGCGAACAAGGTGGACCCGGATCACACCGACTACAAGCTCCGGCTGCAGGCAAGGCTGTTCCGGGCGCACAGCAGCCTGGGCCCCGGCCGGCCCCCGAGCCCCCTGGCCTACGATGACTGCTCCCTTCATTCGTCCAGGTCCACCTTCAGCCTCCTGGCGCCCATCCGTGCCAAGGACGTCCGGAGCAG GAGCTACCTGGAGGGGAGCCTGCTGGCGAGTGGGGCCCTGATGGGGGCGGATGAGCTGGCCCGTTACTTCCCGGACCGGAGCGTGGCCCTGTTCGTGGCCACGTGGAACATGCAGGGCCAGAAG GAGCTGCCGCCGAACCTGGACGAGCTCCTGCTGCCAGCCGAGGCTGACCTGGCCCAGGACCT GCGGGAGTGGGAGGCACGGCTGCAGGAGACGCTGGGCCCGCACTACGTCATGCTGTACTCGGCGGCCCACGGCGCGCTCTACATGGCCGTGCTCATCCGCAGGGACCTCATCTGGTTCTGCTCAG AGGTGGAGAGCTCCACAGTGACCACTCGCATCGTGTCCCAGATCAAGACCAAGGGGGCCCTGGGCGTCAGCTTCACCTTCTTCGGCACCTCCCTGCTCTTCATCACGTCCCACTTCACCT CCGGAGACGGGAAGGTGGGCGAGCGGCTGGTGGACTACAGCAAGACCGTGCAGGGCCTCGCCCTGCCCAAGAATGTGCCGGACACGAGCCCCTACCGCTCTGACGCTG CGGACGTTACCACCCGCTTCGATGAGGTCTTCTGGTTTGGGGACTTCAACTTCCGCCTGAGTGGGGGGCGCGCGGCCGTGGAGGCCATCCTGAAGCAGGACCTCGGCTCCAGCGTGCAAGCTCTGCTGCAGCACGACCAGCTCACCCTCGAGATGCAGAGAG GGTCCATCTTCAAGGGCTTCCAGGAGCCGGACATCCACTTCCTGCCGTCGTACAAGTTCGACGTCGGGAAGGACTCATATGACACCACCTCCAAGCAGAGGACCCCGTCCTACACG GACCGCATCCTGTACAGGAGCCGCCACAAGGGCGACATCTGCCCCATCAAGTACTCCTCCTGCCCCGGCGTCAGGACGTCCGACCACCGCCCCGTGTACGGCCTGTTCCGGGTCAAAGTGAGGCCGGGGAGAGACAAGTCAGTACCCTTGGATGCCCCTGCTCCCGGGCCCCAGGCGGGGGGCGGCCTGAGAGCACAGCCTGGTCTCTGCATGTCCCAGTGCCCTGAGGGGAGCAGGGTTCTGGGTGCCCCGAGGGGAGGTGGCTGTGCAGTGGGTCAGAAGCCAACGTCAGGTGAGCAATGCACGAGAGGGTGGGGACCTTGCCCGCACCCCGAGCCAGCTAGGCCTCCCAGACACATGCCCCCTAAAACAGCTGGTGGGCGGCGGGGGCCACCTACCAAGGGGCTGGCCTGGCACAGGCGGGAGGCAGCATCCCCTGGCTGCCGGCACACATCTGCGGGTGGGCGCACGGCTGGTGGGGCTGGGCGCAGCCCCAGGGACCTAGGCCTCAGCTATGCCCAGCTCTTCCACATGCCACCTGCCCGCAGCTGA
- the INPP5E gene encoding 72 kDa inositol polyphosphate 5-phosphatase isoform X1, giving the protein MPSKLASLGHSETASQQPTVQGCLRPEGSMLKGLLPNSVEEPVPCLGSPAAGDRRGPERSSELPPDTPEQVSNKDPQAQARPFTPKPPPPRPRLERALSLDEKGWRKRRFRTSREDLTVRNGASPSGGSLQDEAPGTPARNGSPPCLSTSLQEIPTARRAPGSGGPSSWGNCLSGMISTSLDLLHREGASAGNTPRLASLLSPRPLPAMARNVASEGLRTANKVDPDHTDYKLRLQARLFRAHSSLGPGRPPSPLAYDDCSLHSSRSTFSLLAPIRAKDVRSRSYLEGSLLASGALMGADELARYFPDRSVALFVATWNMQGQKELPPNLDELLLPAEADLAQDLYVVGVQEGCSDRREWEARLQETLGPHYVMLYSAAHGALYMAVLIRRDLIWFCSEVESSTVTTRIVSQIKTKGALGVSFTFFGTSLLFITSHFTSGDGKVGERLVDYSKTVQGLALPKNVPDTSPYRSDAADVTTRFDEVFWFGDFNFRLSGGRAAVEAILKQDLGSSVQALLQHDQLTLEMQRGSIFKGFQEPDIHFLPSYKFDVGKDSYDTTSKQRTPSYTDRILYRSRHKGDICPIKYSSCPGVRTSDHRPVYGLFRVKVRPGRDKSVPLDAPAPGPQAGGGLRAQPGLCMSQCPEGSRVLGAPRGGGCAVGQKPTSGEQCTRGWGPCPHPEPARPPRHMPPKTAGGRRGPPTKGLAWHRREAASPGCRHTSAGGRTAGGAGRSPRDLGLSYAQLFHMPPARS; this is encoded by the exons ATGCCATCCAAGTTGGCGAGCTTAGGGCACTCAGAGACCGCCTCCCAGCAGCCCACTGTCCAGGGATGTCTGCGTCCTGAAGGCAGCATGCTCAAGGGACTGCTTCCGAACAGTGTTGAAGAGCCTGTCCCCTGCCTGGGGTCCCCCGCTGCTGGCGACCGTCGGGGACCCGAGAGGAGCTCAGAGCTCCCCCCGGATACCCCAGAGCAAGTCAGCAACAAGGACCCACAGGCCCAAGCAAGACCCTTCACCCCGAAGCCGCCGCCCCCGAGGCCCAGGCTGGAGCGGGCGCTGTCCCTGGATGAGAAGGGCTGGAGGAAGAGGCGTTTTCGAACCAGCCGCGAGGACCTGACTGTGCGGAATGGGGCCAGCCCCTCGGGGGGCTCCCTGCAGGACGAGGCCCCCGGGACCCCCGCCCGCAATGGCTCCCCACCCTGCCTGAGCACCTCCCTGCAGGAGATCCCCACGGCTCGCAGGGCCCCAGGCAGCGGGGGGCCCTCCTCATGGGGAAACTGTCTTTCCGGGATGATCAGCACGTCCCTGGACCTGCTGCACCGGGAAGGGGCCTCAGCCGGGAACACCCCTCGGCTGGCCAGCCTGCTTTCCCCGCGCCCGCTGCCCGCCATGGCCCGCAATGTGGCCTCCGAAGGCCTGCGGACAGCGAACAAGGTGGACCCGGATCACACCGACTACAAGCTCCGGCTGCAGGCAAGGCTGTTCCGGGCGCACAGCAGCCTGGGCCCCGGCCGGCCCCCGAGCCCCCTGGCCTACGATGACTGCTCCCTTCATTCGTCCAGGTCCACCTTCAGCCTCCTGGCGCCCATCCGTGCCAAGGACGTCCGGAGCAG GAGCTACCTGGAGGGGAGCCTGCTGGCGAGTGGGGCCCTGATGGGGGCGGATGAGCTGGCCCGTTACTTCCCGGACCGGAGCGTGGCCCTGTTCGTGGCCACGTGGAACATGCAGGGCCAGAAG GAGCTGCCGCCGAACCTGGACGAGCTCCTGCTGCCAGCCGAGGCTGACCTGGCCCAGGACCTGTATGTCGTGGGCGTCCAGGAGGGCTGCTCCGACAG GCGGGAGTGGGAGGCACGGCTGCAGGAGACGCTGGGCCCGCACTACGTCATGCTGTACTCGGCGGCCCACGGCGCGCTCTACATGGCCGTGCTCATCCGCAGGGACCTCATCTGGTTCTGCTCAG AGGTGGAGAGCTCCACAGTGACCACTCGCATCGTGTCCCAGATCAAGACCAAGGGGGCCCTGGGCGTCAGCTTCACCTTCTTCGGCACCTCCCTGCTCTTCATCACGTCCCACTTCACCT CCGGAGACGGGAAGGTGGGCGAGCGGCTGGTGGACTACAGCAAGACCGTGCAGGGCCTCGCCCTGCCCAAGAATGTGCCGGACACGAGCCCCTACCGCTCTGACGCTG CGGACGTTACCACCCGCTTCGATGAGGTCTTCTGGTTTGGGGACTTCAACTTCCGCCTGAGTGGGGGGCGCGCGGCCGTGGAGGCCATCCTGAAGCAGGACCTCGGCTCCAGCGTGCAAGCTCTGCTGCAGCACGACCAGCTCACCCTCGAGATGCAGAGAG GGTCCATCTTCAAGGGCTTCCAGGAGCCGGACATCCACTTCCTGCCGTCGTACAAGTTCGACGTCGGGAAGGACTCATATGACACCACCTCCAAGCAGAGGACCCCGTCCTACACG GACCGCATCCTGTACAGGAGCCGCCACAAGGGCGACATCTGCCCCATCAAGTACTCCTCCTGCCCCGGCGTCAGGACGTCCGACCACCGCCCCGTGTACGGCCTGTTCCGGGTCAAAGTGAGGCCGGGGAGAGACAAGTCAGTACCCTTGGATGCCCCTGCTCCCGGGCCCCAGGCGGGGGGCGGCCTGAGAGCACAGCCTGGTCTCTGCATGTCCCAGTGCCCTGAGGGGAGCAGGGTTCTGGGTGCCCCGAGGGGAGGTGGCTGTGCAGTGGGTCAGAAGCCAACGTCAGGTGAGCAATGCACGAGAGGGTGGGGACCTTGCCCGCACCCCGAGCCAGCTAGGCCTCCCAGACACATGCCCCCTAAAACAGCTGGTGGGCGGCGGGGGCCACCTACCAAGGGGCTGGCCTGGCACAGGCGGGAGGCAGCATCCCCTGGCTGCCGGCACACATCTGCGGGTGGGCGCACGGCTGGTGGGGCTGGGCGCAGCCCCAGGGACCTAGGCCTCAGCTATGCCCAGCTCTTCCACATGCCACCTGCCCGCAGCTGA